From Humisphaera borealis, the proteins below share one genomic window:
- a CDS encoding glycosyltransferase has translation MTPTQTANTSAAPSRKYLLVTPCRDEAKYARRTLDSVVNQTVLPTLWIIVDDGSKDETPQILKEYADKYPWIKVVTRGDRGDRKLGGGVIDAFYAGYDTINPDDFDYVTKLDLDLDLPRGYFEELMARMEANPRIAAASGKPYFTRDGKQISEKCGDETCVGMVKFYRTSAFKQIGGFVRELMWDGIDCHRCRTLGWIAVSWDDPKINFEHLRPMGTSHKNWWVGRQRHGFGQYFMGTGLSYMLASCTFRMFHPPIFMGSMAMLWGYLKSMFKRNPRYGDAEFRRFLRRYQWNCLLFGKTKATRDLNAAQAHIWNPGRSIPAR, from the coding sequence ATGACTCCTACCCAAACTGCCAACACCTCCGCCGCCCCGTCGCGGAAGTATCTTCTCGTCACGCCCTGCCGCGACGAGGCCAAGTACGCCCGGCGGACGCTGGACAGCGTCGTCAACCAGACGGTTCTGCCGACGCTCTGGATCATCGTCGACGACGGCTCCAAGGACGAGACGCCACAGATTCTGAAGGAATACGCCGACAAGTATCCCTGGATCAAGGTGGTCACCCGCGGTGATCGCGGCGACCGCAAGCTGGGCGGCGGCGTGATTGACGCGTTCTACGCTGGCTACGACACCATCAATCCCGACGACTTCGATTACGTCACCAAGCTCGATCTCGACCTCGACCTTCCTCGCGGTTACTTCGAAGAGCTGATGGCGCGGATGGAAGCCAACCCGCGCATTGCCGCCGCCAGCGGCAAGCCCTATTTCACCCGCGACGGAAAGCAGATCTCCGAAAAGTGCGGCGACGAGACGTGCGTCGGCATGGTCAAGTTCTACCGTACGAGCGCGTTCAAGCAGATCGGCGGGTTCGTCCGCGAACTGATGTGGGACGGCATCGACTGCCATCGCTGCCGCACGCTCGGCTGGATCGCCGTCAGCTGGGACGATCCGAAGATCAACTTCGAGCACCTGCGGCCGATGGGCACAAGCCACAAGAACTGGTGGGTCGGCCGGCAGCGGCACGGCTTCGGGCAGTATTTCATGGGGACGGGGCTGAGTTACATGCTCGCCAGCTGCACCTTCCGCATGTTCCATCCGCCGATCTTCATGGGCTCGATGGCCATGCTCTGGGGATATCTCAAGAGCATGTTCAAGCGGAATCCCCGCTACGGCGACGCCGAGTTCCGCCGGTTCCTGCGGCGCTACCAGTGGAACTGCCTGCTGTTCGGCAAGACCAAGGCGACGCGCGATCTCAACGCGGCCCAGGCTCACATCTGGAACCCCGGCCGCAGCATACCGGCCAGGTAG